The following proteins come from a genomic window of Microbacterium lemovicicum:
- a CDS encoding ABC transporter permease yields MSPHDPADPRVEVEPAEESGIIDQHPDSGLTVQAPVAARSPLQLVWSRLRRDTTAMVSVAVILLVILAALAAPLIAAWIGHGPDEQFRDDGLTEFGTPVGPNGQFLLGTDNLGRDVLVRLVYGAQVSLIVAFAATLGALGIGTIVGLVAGFLRGWVDTVLTWLMDTTLSLPQLLFAISLVALVGPSLGTTVVVIVLFSWAPIARVVRGQVLSLREREFVEAARSLGASNWRIMRVDVLPNLLVPILVYGTLLIPQAIVFEATLSFLGLGVLPPTATWGNMLSIASQGSLYTIAPWLVIFPSAALLAVTLAFNLLGDSIRDALDPRQTLFAGRRKLARTRAARRAAKAEARA; encoded by the coding sequence ATGAGTCCCCACGACCCCGCCGACCCCCGCGTCGAGGTGGAGCCCGCCGAGGAGTCGGGCATCATCGACCAGCACCCGGACTCGGGGCTGACCGTGCAGGCCCCCGTCGCCGCGCGCAGTCCGCTCCAGCTCGTCTGGAGCCGCCTGCGCCGTGACACGACGGCCATGGTCTCCGTCGCGGTGATCCTCCTGGTCATCCTCGCCGCCCTCGCCGCCCCCCTCATCGCCGCATGGATCGGCCACGGCCCTGACGAGCAGTTCCGCGACGACGGACTGACGGAGTTCGGCACACCGGTCGGCCCGAACGGACAGTTCCTCCTGGGCACCGACAACCTCGGCCGCGACGTGCTGGTCCGCCTCGTCTACGGCGCGCAGGTCAGCCTCATCGTCGCCTTCGCCGCCACGCTCGGCGCGCTGGGCATCGGCACGATCGTCGGGCTGGTCGCGGGCTTCCTCCGCGGCTGGGTCGACACGGTGCTCACCTGGCTGATGGACACCACTCTCAGCCTGCCGCAGCTGCTGTTCGCGATCTCGCTGGTCGCGCTCGTGGGCCCGTCGCTGGGCACGACCGTCGTGGTGATCGTGCTGTTCTCCTGGGCGCCCATCGCCCGCGTGGTGCGCGGGCAGGTGCTCTCGCTCCGGGAGCGCGAGTTCGTCGAGGCCGCCCGATCGCTCGGAGCGTCCAACTGGCGCATCATGCGCGTGGACGTGCTGCCCAACCTGCTCGTGCCGATCCTCGTCTACGGCACCCTCCTGATCCCGCAGGCGATCGTCTTCGAGGCGACGCTGTCGTTCCTCGGCCTCGGCGTCCTGCCGCCGACCGCCACCTGGGGCAACATGCTGTCGATCGCGTCGCAGGGCTCGCTGTACACGATCGCTCCGTGGCTGGTGATCTTCCCGTCTGCGGCGCTGCTGGCCGTGACGCTCGCCTTCAACCTCCTCGGCGACTCCATCCGCGACGCCCTCGATCCGCGGCAGACGCTGTTCGCCGGTCGACGGAAGCTCGCCCGCACCCGTGCGGCACGCCGCGCGGCGAAGGCGGAGGCCCGCGCATGA
- a CDS encoding ABC transporter ATP-binding protein, with product MLLEVEDLDVSFDTGDGRLHAVRGISFDLDEGETLGVVGESGSGKSVSTQAMVGLSSGAIVSGRAIFDGRDLLTMGDDDLRAVRGRGIGMVFQDPLSSLHPQFRVGAQIAEAIRVHEKTSPTLLRSRVIDVLGEVGIPHPEKRIDDFPHQFSGGMRQRVMIGLALALRPSLLIADEPTTALDVTVQAQLLELMNSLQREHGTAILMITHDLGVVAQVADRVITMYGGRIVERGTRADVLDHPHHPYTRGLLASVPRVGSQRTVLQSIPGNPPSLLIEQPGCPFAARCALVHDACLHGFPEEKPVSAGQRSACVLPASHATPVVLPVVQAPPPVAAGERDLLARIEDVRISFPGARKGLLGLTSETIVAVDGVSLDIPRGGTLGIVGESGSGKSTLARALTGLIPLTGGRVEFEGRDISRLSRTQRLALRRDVQMVFQDPYGSLNQQRRVGSIIADPLIIHSAVPSSGLRPRVQELMELVGLNPEHYNRFPAEFSGGQRQRIGIARALALNPKLVVCDEPVSALDVSIQAQILNLLGSLQSELGLTYVFIAHDLAVVEHIADTVAVMHRGVVVEHGTVEEVYRSPREEYTRALLAAAPDLETTPARTNDGRERRA from the coding sequence GTGCTGCTGGAAGTTGAAGATCTCGACGTGTCGTTCGACACGGGGGATGGGCGACTGCACGCCGTGCGTGGCATCTCCTTCGACCTCGACGAGGGGGAGACCCTCGGAGTCGTGGGGGAGTCCGGCTCCGGCAAGTCCGTGAGCACGCAGGCCATGGTCGGTCTGTCCAGCGGCGCGATCGTCTCCGGGCGCGCGATCTTCGATGGGCGAGACCTCCTCACGATGGGTGACGACGACCTCCGCGCCGTGCGCGGCCGGGGGATCGGCATGGTCTTCCAGGATCCGCTGTCGTCGCTGCACCCCCAGTTCCGCGTCGGCGCGCAGATCGCCGAAGCCATCCGCGTCCACGAGAAGACGTCGCCCACGCTGCTGCGCTCCCGCGTGATCGACGTGCTCGGCGAGGTGGGCATCCCCCACCCCGAGAAGCGCATCGACGACTTCCCCCACCAGTTCTCCGGCGGCATGCGCCAGCGCGTGATGATCGGGCTCGCCCTCGCGCTGCGGCCCTCGCTGCTGATCGCCGACGAGCCCACGACGGCCCTCGACGTCACCGTGCAGGCCCAGCTGCTGGAGCTCATGAACTCCCTCCAGCGCGAGCACGGCACGGCCATCCTCATGATCACGCACGACCTGGGGGTCGTCGCCCAGGTGGCCGACCGGGTCATCACGATGTACGGCGGCCGCATCGTCGAGCGCGGCACGCGCGCCGACGTGCTCGACCACCCGCACCACCCCTACACGCGCGGTCTCCTCGCCTCCGTGCCGCGCGTCGGCTCGCAGCGGACCGTGCTGCAGTCCATCCCCGGCAATCCGCCGAGCCTCCTCATCGAGCAGCCGGGATGCCCCTTCGCCGCGCGCTGCGCGCTGGTGCACGACGCGTGCCTCCACGGCTTCCCGGAGGAGAAGCCGGTGAGCGCCGGCCAGCGCTCGGCCTGCGTGCTGCCGGCCTCGCACGCGACCCCCGTCGTCCTGCCCGTCGTCCAGGCGCCGCCCCCCGTCGCGGCGGGGGAGCGCGACCTGCTCGCCCGCATCGAGGACGTCCGGATCTCCTTCCCCGGTGCGCGCAAGGGCCTGCTCGGACTGACCAGCGAGACGATCGTCGCCGTGGACGGCGTGAGTCTCGACATCCCCCGGGGCGGCACGCTCGGCATCGTCGGGGAGTCCGGCAGCGGCAAGTCGACCCTCGCCCGCGCGCTGACGGGACTCATCCCGTTGACCGGCGGCCGCGTCGAGTTCGAGGGACGCGACATCTCCCGTCTCAGCCGCACGCAGCGGCTCGCGCTGCGACGCGACGTGCAGATGGTGTTCCAGGACCCGTACGGCTCGCTCAACCAGCAGCGCCGCGTCGGCTCGATCATCGCCGACCCGCTCATCATCCACAGCGCCGTCCCGTCGTCGGGTCTGCGCCCGCGGGTGCAGGAGCTGATGGAGCTCGTCGGCCTCAACCCCGAGCACTACAACCGCTTCCCCGCCGAGTTCTCGGGCGGGCAGCGTCAGCGCATCGGCATCGCGCGCGCGCTCGCCCTGAACCCCAAGCTCGTCGTGTGCGACGAGCCGGTCTCCGCGCTGGACGTGTCGATCCAGGCGCAGATCCTCAACCTGCTCGGCTCGCTCCAGTCCGAGCTCGGCCTCACCTACGTCTTCATCGCGCACGACCTCGCCGTCGTCGAGCACATCGCCGACACGGTCGCCGTCATGCACCGGGGCGTCGTGGTGGAGCACGGCACGGTGGAGGAGGTCTACCGCTCGCCCCGCGAGGAGTACACGCGGGCGCTCCTCGCGGCGGCACCGGATCTCGAGACGACGCCCGCCCGCACGAACGACGGACGGGAGCGCCGCGCATGA
- a CDS encoding glycosyl hydrolase yields MSLTSHDVATQLGDAVIHWRSAGPSRGGRVVAVAGDPSDRSRFWMGACSGGVWMTDDAGQYWRPMSDGFLETASIGAIAVAESDPSVVWVGTGESFARNNVVPGDGVYRTVDGGRTWQHLGLDATKHIAKVRVHPRDAETAFVAATGDVFGPSPERGVYRTTDGGLTWDLVLHVSDRAGGADLSIDPTNPRIVFASIWQMVRHPWDIVSGGEDSGLWRSVDGGDTWERISDNPGFATGLLGRIGVTASPARAGRVWALVEAIGGQGGVYRSEDGGLSWEQVSQERSVQGRPWYYSHIIAHPTEADTVWSMNTWAWRSRDGGRTFQQVQTPHGDNHDLWIDPADPSRMINGNDGGACVSVNGGMTWSSIYNQPTAQFYRFDIDHRFPYDLYATQQDNSGIRAPSRSWKGALRWPDCVELGEAEAGDVALDRSDPRFVMLGGAGFGHPGPLLRFDQVTEQARDVAVWPEYFMGIGASEMRHRFGWTYPIEFSPHEPGVLYVAGERVFRSPDGGITWAAISPDLTRDDASKQRPTGGPISGDSTGAEVYCTIYAFAESPLTAGELWVGTDDGRVHVSRDAGGAWTELHVPGLPEWATIARIEPSAHRAGTAYLAAHAYRIQDTRPLVWRTDDFGATWEPIVDGLPDGEWARSVREDPVSSDLLYLATERRVWFSVDRGATWASLRGDMPSVPVYDIKVRDHELVAGTHGRAFWILDDVTPLREARGTAGDPAVFFTPPLVHRYATPDGFDMPGEGSWVGGFPGVPLGGATFTRRKNPDGSVESVWLDGGKNPPNGAQLIYRLADAAETVTLSVTDAAGTVLRRFSSTAPGDRDLGPAELLAREAGTHAFLWDLRIEPALTAPRDGSPRTVIHPGPRVPPGTYTLTLDDGTHRSSRELTVLRDPRGIADDADLEEQYRLLIRIRDLLGRIGDGIGWSDAAHTAVSDLRERVGDGALADRLAEVAAAIDAERRVLTNPDLQNHNDALKMPAGLDQKIVLLPEIVVELSDTRPVPGVYEVLDRFETEADASLDRLDQLRTVDVPQLEAALRADPAFTLIAP; encoded by the coding sequence ATGAGCCTCACCAGTCACGACGTCGCCACGCAGCTCGGCGACGCCGTCATCCACTGGCGCAGCGCCGGCCCGTCGCGGGGCGGCAGGGTCGTCGCCGTGGCGGGCGACCCGTCGGATCGCTCGCGGTTCTGGATGGGCGCCTGCTCGGGCGGCGTGTGGATGACCGACGACGCCGGCCAGTACTGGCGCCCGATGAGCGACGGCTTCCTCGAGACGGCCTCGATCGGGGCCATCGCCGTGGCCGAGTCCGACCCCTCGGTCGTCTGGGTGGGCACGGGCGAGTCGTTCGCGCGCAACAACGTCGTGCCCGGCGACGGGGTGTACCGCACCGTCGACGGCGGCCGCACGTGGCAGCACCTCGGGCTGGACGCGACCAAGCACATCGCGAAGGTGCGCGTGCACCCGCGCGACGCCGAGACGGCGTTCGTCGCCGCGACCGGCGATGTGTTCGGACCGAGCCCCGAACGCGGCGTCTACCGGACGACCGACGGCGGCCTCACGTGGGACCTCGTGCTCCACGTCTCCGACCGTGCTGGCGGCGCCGACCTGTCGATCGACCCGACCAATCCGCGGATCGTGTTCGCCTCCATCTGGCAGATGGTGCGGCATCCGTGGGACATCGTGTCGGGCGGCGAGGACTCGGGTCTCTGGCGCTCCGTCGACGGCGGGGACACGTGGGAGCGCATCTCCGACAACCCCGGCTTCGCGACGGGTCTGCTGGGCCGCATCGGCGTGACGGCCAGCCCCGCCCGCGCCGGACGGGTCTGGGCGCTCGTCGAGGCGATCGGCGGGCAGGGCGGCGTCTACCGCTCCGAGGACGGCGGCCTCTCGTGGGAGCAGGTGTCGCAGGAGCGCTCCGTGCAGGGCCGGCCCTGGTACTACAGCCACATCATCGCCCACCCGACCGAGGCCGACACGGTGTGGAGCATGAACACGTGGGCCTGGCGCTCGCGCGACGGCGGTCGCACCTTCCAGCAGGTGCAGACCCCGCACGGCGACAATCACGACCTCTGGATCGACCCCGCGGACCCGAGCCGGATGATCAACGGCAACGACGGCGGAGCGTGCGTGAGCGTCAACGGCGGCATGACGTGGTCGTCGATCTACAACCAGCCCACGGCGCAGTTCTACCGCTTCGACATCGACCACCGTTTCCCGTACGACCTCTACGCCACGCAGCAGGACAACTCCGGCATCCGCGCGCCCTCCCGCTCGTGGAAGGGCGCCCTGCGCTGGCCCGACTGCGTCGAGCTCGGCGAGGCCGAGGCGGGCGACGTCGCGCTGGACCGCTCCGACCCCCGCTTCGTGATGCTCGGCGGCGCCGGCTTCGGCCACCCCGGGCCCCTTCTGCGCTTCGATCAGGTGACGGAGCAGGCGCGCGACGTCGCCGTGTGGCCCGAGTACTTCATGGGCATCGGCGCGAGCGAGATGCGTCACCGCTTCGGCTGGACGTACCCGATCGAGTTCTCGCCGCACGAGCCGGGCGTGCTCTACGTCGCCGGCGAGCGGGTGTTCCGGTCGCCGGACGGCGGCATCACGTGGGCGGCCATCAGTCCCGACCTCACGCGCGACGACGCGTCGAAGCAGCGCCCCACGGGCGGCCCCATCTCGGGCGACTCCACGGGCGCCGAGGTGTACTGCACGATCTACGCCTTCGCCGAGTCGCCCCTGACGGCCGGCGAGCTGTGGGTGGGCACCGACGACGGCCGCGTGCACGTTTCCCGCGACGCCGGCGGCGCCTGGACCGAGCTGCACGTGCCGGGTCTGCCCGAGTGGGCGACCATCGCGCGCATCGAGCCGTCCGCCCATCGCGCCGGCACGGCGTACCTGGCCGCCCACGCGTACCGCATCCAGGACACGCGGCCGCTCGTGTGGCGCACCGACGACTTCGGTGCGACGTGGGAGCCGATCGTCGACGGGCTGCCCGACGGGGAGTGGGCCCGCAGCGTCCGCGAGGATCCGGTGTCGTCCGACCTCCTCTACCTGGCGACCGAGCGCCGCGTCTGGTTCTCGGTCGATCGCGGCGCGACCTGGGCGAGCCTGCGCGGCGACATGCCGTCCGTGCCGGTCTACGACATCAAGGTGCGCGACCACGAGCTGGTCGCCGGCACCCACGGCCGGGCGTTCTGGATCCTCGACGACGTCACCCCGCTGCGGGAGGCGCGCGGCACGGCGGGCGACCCGGCCGTCTTCTTCACCCCTCCGCTCGTGCACCGCTACGCCACCCCCGACGGGTTCGACATGCCCGGTGAGGGGTCGTGGGTGGGAGGCTTCCCGGGCGTCCCCCTCGGCGGCGCGACCTTCACGCGGCGGAAGAACCCCGACGGCAGCGTCGAGTCCGTATGGCTCGACGGCGGGAAGAACCCGCCGAACGGTGCGCAGCTGATCTACCGGCTGGCGGACGCCGCCGAGACGGTGACGCTGTCGGTGACGGATGCCGCGGGCACCGTCCTGCGGAGGTTCTCGTCGACGGCGCCGGGCGACCGCGACCTGGGGCCGGCGGAGCTCCTCGCCCGCGAGGCGGGGACCCACGCGTTCCTGTGGGACCTCCGCATCGAGCCGGCGCTGACCGCGCCGCGGGACGGTTCGCCGCGCACGGTGATCCACCCGGGACCGCGGGTGCCCCCGGGCACCTACACGCTCACCCTCGACGACGGCACGCACCGGTCGTCGCGCGAGCTGACGGTCCTCCGGGATCCCCGTGGGATCGCCGACGACGCCGACCTCGAGGAGCAGTACCGCCTGCTCATCCGCATCCGCGACCTGCTCGGCAGGATCGGCGACGGCATCGGCTGGAGCGACGCCGCGCACACCGCGGTCAGCGACCTGCGGGAGCGCGTCGGCGACGGTGCGCTCGCCGACCGGCTGGCCGAGGTCGCCGCCGCGATCGACGCGGAGCGGCGGGTGCTGACGAACCCCGATCTGCAGAACCACAACGACGCGCTCAAGATGCCGGCAGGGCTCGATCAGAAGATCGTGCTGCTTCCCGAGATCGTCGTCGAGCTGTCCGACACGCGCCCGGTGCCCGGCGTGTACGAGGTGCTCGACCGATTCGAGACGGAGGCGGATGCCTCGCTCGACCGGCTCGATCAGCTCCGCACCGTCGACGTCCCGCAGCTGGAGGCCGCGCTGCGCGCGGACCCGGCTTTCACCCTCATCGCCCCCTGA
- a CDS encoding ABC transporter permease: protein MIRFLSRRVVSGILTLLAISAIMFLLFYVAPNDPARTIAGVQATNDQVELVRERLGLDLPIVERYLLYMGGLLTGDLGYSFYNQQPVLESIVQRLPETASIAVGGLALALLIGVGIGIGAARRPGSLRDRLSTVFVLSGLSVPTFVVGLLLLYVLFFQLTVLGLPIFPAAGYVEFTENPLEWARHLLLPWITVGFVSAATYARLTRSQLAGVLGEDYIRTARAKGLAEGTVVYKHGMRSALTPVVTQVSLDIAVLLGGLVVTEQIFGINGIGRLAIQSVNRGDQPVIIGTMLLASLFVVLSSILVDIVYAALDSRVRVK from the coding sequence ATGATCCGCTTCCTCAGCCGGCGGGTCGTGTCCGGCATCCTGACCCTGCTCGCCATCAGCGCGATCATGTTCCTCCTCTTCTACGTCGCGCCCAACGACCCGGCACGCACCATCGCCGGCGTGCAGGCGACGAACGACCAGGTCGAGCTGGTGCGGGAGCGCCTGGGCCTGGACCTGCCGATCGTCGAGCGCTACCTCCTCTACATGGGCGGCCTGCTGACCGGCGACCTCGGGTACTCCTTCTACAACCAGCAGCCGGTGCTGGAGTCGATCGTGCAGCGCCTTCCCGAGACGGCGTCGATCGCCGTCGGCGGGCTCGCGCTGGCGCTCCTGATCGGCGTCGGCATCGGCATCGGCGCCGCGCGCCGCCCGGGCTCCCTCCGCGACCGTCTCAGCACCGTGTTCGTGCTGAGCGGACTCAGCGTGCCGACCTTCGTCGTCGGCCTGCTCCTTCTGTACGTGCTGTTCTTCCAGCTCACGGTGCTCGGGCTGCCCATCTTCCCGGCCGCGGGTTACGTCGAGTTCACCGAGAACCCGCTCGAGTGGGCGCGCCACCTGCTGCTCCCGTGGATCACCGTCGGCTTCGTCTCGGCCGCGACGTACGCCCGCCTGACGCGGAGCCAGCTGGCCGGCGTGCTGGGGGAGGACTACATCCGCACGGCCCGCGCCAAGGGGCTGGCCGAGGGCACGGTCGTCTACAAGCACGGGATGCGCAGTGCCCTCACCCCCGTCGTGACGCAGGTGAGCCTCGACATCGCCGTGCTGCTGGGCGGCCTGGTGGTCACGGAGCAGATCTTCGGGATCAACGGCATCGGCCGGCTCGCCATCCAGTCGGTGAACCGCGGCGACCAGCCGGTGATCATCGGCACCATGCTGCTGGCATCGCTGTTCGTCGTGCTCTCCTCGATCCTGGTCGACATCGTCTACGCCGCGCTCGATTCGCGGGTGCGCGTCAAGTGA
- a CDS encoding ABC transporter substrate-binding protein encodes MPHRSRSALLAAVIAVPVLLLSACSAPQGGGGDADVEATTGGTLKLAGNSDVLYLDPAAAYSAPDYQIHRALTRTLFAQVPGEGDTDATEIVADLATEIPTRENGGISEDGTVYTIELQEGVEFDAPSGARAITAEDVVLAAKRICNPVSPSNALSYFTDTIVGLAAYCEGFSAVDPSVDAIKAYVEGNDIAGVQATAERTVQFTITQPAADFLDILALGVFLAPQPVEYLDYLPDSPELRQNIISSGPYRIAEYVPDQSFTLERNPVWKADLDPVRKANVDAIEIAMGQDAAAVQQQLEAGTVDMQWADTVTPTASVPALLGTKDERLVIGGDGAIRPYVVINTLSPNADGAYGKTAVRQALNFAVDRSAVQQILGGPGLAAVATQILPPEVLGTEQANVLGVPESGDPAKAKQMLADAGYPDGAPVRLLYRETEPYASIAAAMQQDLQAAGFQVEMKVTTQNAFYSEFLLNQDITEAGEWDIAIAAWSADYFGGRPYLVPMLDGRGYAAGSPNFGGWNNEEFNGLIDEALAAATPEEANEAWIAADAVATEEAAWIPVTFARTPVFHSSRVGGFEYLAWTKNGDVTNVFINE; translated from the coding sequence ATGCCTCACCGATCACGGTCAGCTCTGCTGGCCGCCGTCATCGCCGTCCCCGTCCTGCTGCTCAGCGCCTGCTCGGCCCCCCAGGGTGGTGGGGGCGACGCCGACGTCGAGGCCACCACCGGCGGAACGCTGAAGCTCGCCGGCAACTCCGACGTCCTGTACCTCGACCCCGCGGCGGCCTACTCGGCTCCCGACTACCAGATCCACCGCGCGCTGACCCGCACGCTGTTCGCCCAGGTGCCGGGCGAGGGCGACACCGACGCGACGGAGATCGTCGCCGACCTGGCGACAGAGATCCCGACGCGCGAGAACGGCGGCATCTCCGAGGACGGCACGGTCTACACGATCGAGCTGCAGGAGGGCGTGGAGTTCGACGCCCCGAGCGGCGCGCGCGCCATCACGGCCGAGGACGTCGTGCTCGCCGCGAAGCGCATCTGCAACCCGGTCTCGCCCTCGAACGCGCTGTCGTACTTCACCGACACGATCGTCGGACTCGCCGCCTACTGCGAGGGCTTCTCGGCCGTCGACCCGAGCGTCGACGCCATCAAGGCCTATGTCGAGGGCAACGACATCGCCGGCGTGCAGGCCACGGCCGAGCGCACCGTGCAGTTCACGATCACGCAGCCGGCCGCGGACTTCCTCGACATCCTCGCGCTCGGCGTCTTCCTCGCGCCGCAGCCGGTCGAGTACCTCGACTACCTGCCGGACTCGCCCGAGCTGCGTCAGAACATCATCTCCTCCGGCCCGTACCGGATCGCGGAGTACGTTCCCGACCAGAGCTTCACCCTCGAGCGCAACCCCGTGTGGAAGGCCGACCTCGACCCCGTCCGCAAGGCGAACGTCGACGCGATCGAGATCGCGATGGGTCAGGATGCCGCCGCCGTGCAGCAGCAGCTGGAGGCGGGCACCGTCGACATGCAGTGGGCCGACACCGTCACCCCGACCGCATCCGTGCCGGCGCTGCTCGGCACGAAGGACGAGCGCCTCGTGATCGGCGGCGACGGAGCCATCCGTCCCTATGTCGTGATCAACACGCTCAGCCCGAACGCCGACGGCGCGTACGGCAAGACCGCCGTGCGCCAGGCGCTCAACTTCGCCGTCGACCGCTCCGCCGTGCAGCAGATCCTCGGCGGACCCGGCCTCGCGGCCGTCGCGACGCAGATCCTGCCCCCCGAGGTGCTCGGCACGGAGCAGGCGAACGTGCTCGGCGTACCCGAGAGCGGCGACCCCGCGAAGGCGAAGCAGATGCTCGCCGACGCCGGCTACCCCGACGGCGCCCCGGTGCGCCTGCTCTACCGCGAGACCGAGCCGTACGCCTCGATCGCCGCGGCGATGCAGCAGGACCTCCAGGCCGCCGGCTTCCAGGTGGAGATGAAGGTCACCACGCAGAACGCGTTCTACAGCGAGTTCCTCCTCAACCAGGACATCACCGAGGCCGGCGAGTGGGACATCGCCATCGCCGCGTGGAGCGCCGACTACTTCGGCGGCCGCCCGTACCTGGTGCCGATGCTGGACGGTCGCGGCTACGCCGCCGGCTCGCCCAACTTCGGAGGCTGGAACAACGAGGAGTTCAACGGACTCATCGACGAGGCGCTCGCCGCAGCCACGCCGGAGGAGGCGAACGAGGCCTGGATCGCCGCGGACGCCGTCGCGACGGAGGAAGCCGCCTGGATCCCCGTCACCTTCGCCCGCACGCCGGTGTTCCACTCGAGCCGCGTCGGCGGCTTCGAGTACCTGGCGTGGACGAAGAACGGCGACGTCACGAATGTGTTCATCAACGAGTGA
- a CDS encoding PPOX class F420-dependent oxidoreductase: protein MTGLTDDARRLAKGRNFASLTTLRADGSPTAQVMWVDCDDEHILINTEVHRLKYRHMRRDPRVAVLIIDQENPYSYAEIRGEVVEFILGPPARAHIDELSEKYFGRPYIAEQIESERVICRIRPATAPAGKTTA, encoded by the coding sequence ATGACCGGTCTGACCGACGACGCCCGACGCCTGGCGAAGGGACGCAACTTCGCCTCGCTCACCACACTCCGCGCGGACGGCTCGCCGACCGCGCAGGTGATGTGGGTGGACTGCGACGACGAGCACATCCTCATCAACACCGAGGTGCACCGTCTGAAGTATCGCCACATGCGGCGCGACCCGCGCGTGGCAGTTCTCATCATCGATCAGGAGAACCCGTACTCCTACGCGGAGATCCGCGGAGAGGTCGTGGAGTTCATCCTCGGCCCGCCCGCCCGCGCGCACATCGATGAGCTGTCGGAGAAGTACTTCGGCCGCCCCTACATCGCGGAGCAGATCGAGAGCGAACGCGTGATCTGCCGCATCCGTCCGGCCACCGCACCCGCGGGGAAGACCACCGCATGA